Below is a window of Flavobacterium sp. N2820 DNA.
ACAATAATTATACATCACTTTTTGAACTGATGGAAGGCTTAGTAGGTGCCCCAGATTTGTTGATTTATTTAAGAAGTTCAATTCCGAATTTAGTAAGTCAAATTCACAAAAGAGGAAGAGATTATGAAAACTCGATTTCAATTGATTATTTAAGTCGTTTGAACGAAAGATACGAAGCTTGGATTCAAACCTACGACAAAGGTAAATTAGTAATTATTGATGTGGACAATATTGATTTTGTTAACAATCCAGAAGATTTAGGAAACATCATCAACCGAATTGATGCCGAATTAAACGGATTATTTTAGAAATATCAAACGCCTCAATTGAGGCGTTTTTTTTATTATAAATTTGTCATTCTGAACTTATTTCAGAATCTCAAAACGCAACTTTAGAAGCTGAAATAAGTTCAACTTGACAGAACTAATTTTTTAATTTATTGTATCAAACAACGATTTCACTTTTATATTTTGAACTGGCTTTGACAATTTGATAACTCGTTTTTCATTTGGTAATAAATCAAAATAATTGTCATCAAAAAACACTTCATTTTCAGAAGACAAAAAAACATCCTTAGCTAAAACATCAGAAAAAATTTCAATGGTTACTTCATCAATAGTTTTGATTTGAATATTTGGCTTTGATAATTTTAAATCTTTAGGTTTTTCAAAAAAGAAAATACTTTCAAAATGATTATCATCTGAAATAAATTCTAATTTTAAATATGAATTTTGTTTATCTATTTTATCTAAAGGAATAAATGGATAAGTTATTGCAATGTTTATTGATTTGGAATCAGCTTTACAATACGTTACATCATTCCATAAAAGTTGACCCTTAAAATTTCTAACTTCCGCTTTTAATTCTCCTGCATAATTTTGTAAACCATCATTAATAACAAAATATTTATTACTTTTATTAACAGTCATTTCAAAAGATAAAAGTATGTTTTCAAAACTTCGCTTCGCCTGATAATGAAACGCTTTCCAATTTCCATAATAATCTAACGAACTCCAAGACGTTACAGGCCAACAATCATTGAATTGCCAATATAGTGTTCCCATGCAATAGGGTTTGGCTCTTCGGTGGGCTTCAATGGCGATTTTCATTCCACGAGCTTGCAACAGTTGCGAAACATAAAGATAATTTTCAAAATCTTTTGGCACCACATAATCGCGCTCCATATATTCGTTTATAGTTTCATAACCTGTTGGGTGTTTTTGATGATTTTTGAAAGCTTCGGAAGTAAAATTTAAATCTTCTTTTCGCATTACTTTTCGCAACGTTTCCAAATTGGGCATACCTTGAAAACCATATTCGCTCATAAAACGCCCTACTTTTTTCTCATAAATTTCAAATGGTTCTTTTCCCCACCAAACGCCCCAATAGTGCGAATCGCCTTGCAACAAACTTTCTTTTCTTCCCCAACCAATGGATGGTGATGAAGACCAATAAATATTTTTTTCTTTCGGAAGTAAACTATCTAAAGTCTGCGGAATCATTTCATGAAATACTTTTTTGTAATCGTTCCAAATTTGAGTCGAATCGGCTTTTGAATAGTTAAATTGTTTTTGCCAACCCCAATTGTGCCAACCTTCGTCGTTTTCATTATTGCCACACCAAATGGCAATACTTGGATGATTTTGTAACCGATTCACGTTATCAATTACTTCCTGTTTTACGTTTTGCACAAATTTTTCATCGCCTGGATACATCGAACAAGCAAACATAAAATCTTGCCACACTAAAATTCCGTTGGCATCACAAGCTTCATAAAACGCATCATCAAAATAAACGCCGCCACCCCAAACACGAAGCATGTTCATGTTCGCTTTTTTGGCATTTTTAACTAAAGAAAAATATGTGGAATCAGAAACGCGTGGTAAAAAACTATCTGGCGGAACCACATTAGCACCTTTCATGAAAACCGATTTCCCGTTTAATTTGAAATAAAAACTTTTACCATGTTGGTCATTTTCCTGAATTAATTCGATAGTTCGTAAACCAATATTTATTTTTTTTGCATCCAAAAATTGCTTTTTCTGTTGGACTTCGATAGTAAAAGGATATAAATTTGCTTCACCTAAACCATTACACCACCACAATTTTGGATTCGCAATTTCATAGAACATTATGATTTTGTTCTTTCCTTTTTTAAGATTGAAGGTTTCCGATTTATCATTGATTTTTAGCTGAATCGTTTTTGCTTTGGAAACGTAAATTTCGGTTGTGAATTCTAAAATCGCTTTTTTGTCATTCAATTCAACTTGACTGAATTTTATGTTTTCGATTTTAGCCGAATTCCAAAATTTCAATTGGACTTTTTTCCAAATTCCTGCCGTTACAAATCGTGGTCCCCAATCCCAACCGAATTGATATTGCGCTTTTCGTACAAAAACACGTTCTTTTTCGGGTAACGTATAAGATAATTTTGCTGCTGCTTCTTTCCCTTTTTGAACTGTCGAATGAAAAACAACTTTTAAATGATTGGATCCAATTTTTAAATTTGATTTGGCTGAAATGGTCCATTTTCGGAACATATTATTGGCTTCTAAAACTACTTTTCCGTTCAACAAAACGGTTGCATACGTGTCCAAACCCTCAAATTCCAAATCGATATTTTGATTTTTTAGTTCCGATTCTGATAGTGTAAAATGTGTTTCGTATTCCCAATTCTCATTTTCAATCCATTGCAATTCTTTTTCATTAGTTCCAAAAAAAGGATCAGGAATTAATTGGTTTTGAAACAAATCGGTATGAACGGTTCCAGGTATAGATGCCTTGTGTTTTTTAGATTCATTTTGCTTATTGAAAGTCCATTTTTCATTTGACAAATTACGATAAGAAGTCTGTGCTGAAACCGAACAGCAAATTAGAATCAAAAACAAGAATATTTTTTTAAACATAAAAGTCATATAAATTTTGAGAGTGAAATCGTAAAATTAAAGAAGTTCATTTAAGATTGAAGTTTATTCTTTAGTTGGATGATTTCTTCCGGATTAGCAATTTCACTTCCATCTGTAATTGCAGATGAATGATACCAATTGGCTTTTACCGTTTCATTTAATTCAGAAATATTAATTGAACGTAATCCACCACCAGGCATAATTTTGATGCGATTATTTGCTTGATTGACCAATTGTTTCAACACTTCTTTTCCTTCTATGACATTTGGAAAAGTACCAGAAGTTAGAATCGTTGAAAATCCACACGAAATAACATCTTCCAATGCTTTTTCAACATTTAAAACGGCATCAAAAGCACGATGAAACGTACAAGGAAATGGTTTTGCAAATTCTACTAAAGCTTTATTTTGTTCGATATTAATTGTTTTATCTTCATTCAAAATTCCAAAAACAAATCCGTTAACTCCAAGTTTTTTGATGGTCTCAATTTCTGATTTCATCTGTTCAAATTCTGCTTCTGAGTAAACAAAATTTCCTCCTCTTGGGCGAATCATTACATATAAATCGATGGTCAAATGCTCGCGAACTTGTTGGATTATTTCTATTGTTGGAGTTGTACCACCAACCGACATATCAGCACATAATTCCACTCTATCGGCTCCAGCTTTTTGAGCGATTAAAGCAGATTCAATGTTAAAACAAGCGATTTCTATTTTTTTCATTATTTCAAAAAGTAATTCGCATCGATTAATTTATTTCCGGTTGCATCGTGAACGGCATAATTGAAGCCACCTTGCACACAATACGAACCATATTCACCTTTTTTATTCAAAGCGATGAATCCAACTTGAATGTCTTTTAGGTTTTTTCCTCGATTTTGAGTCAGTTTTACAATTCGCATCACCGCTTCTTCACAAGCCTTTTGTGGCGATTTCCCTTGACGCATTAATTCTACTACTAAATGACAACCCGTTATTCGGATTACTTCTTCTCCGTGGCCTGTTGCGGTTGCTGCTCCAATTTCATTATCCACATACAAACCTGCACCGATAATTGGGGAATCGCCAACTCTACCATGCATTTTAAACGCCATACCGCTTGTAGTACACGCACCCGATAAATTGCCGTGTGTATCCAAAGCAATCATTCCTATAGTGTCGTGATTTTCGATGTTTGCTTTTGGTAAATATTCACTGGTTTTTAGCCATTCCTTCCATTCTTTTTCGGAAGCTTCAACTAACAAATTTTCTTTTTTGAATCCTTGTGCAATTGCAAACTGCAAAGCGCCTTCACCTACCAACATCACATGAGGCGTTTTTTCCATGACCATTCTTGCTACAGAAATAGGATGTTTAATGTGTTCCAAACAAGCTACCGAACCAATATTCGAAAATTCATCCATAATACAAGCGTCTAATGTTACGTGACCATCTCTATCTGGACGACCGCCGTAACCCACACTTCTTTCATTTACATCGCCTTCTGGAATTTTCACACCAGCTTCTACAGCATCCAAAGCGCGACCTTTATTTTTTAGAATTTCCCAAGCGGCTTCATTGGCTTGCAAACCGAAATTCCATGTAGAAAGCACAATTGGTTTATTTACTTTTCCTAAATTAATATCCATTTCAGTTTCATCAGATTTTCCATTGAAAGCCTGAAATGCTACGCCAGCTGTTGCTAATGCGGTTGTTTTTAAAAAATTTCTTCTGTTTGTCATTATTCTACACTTATTTCGTCTACAAATAACCAACTGTTAGAACCTGCACCTGGTTTTCCATCTGCTATGATTCCGTTGTTTTCTGCAATAATTTTTATAAATTGAACATTTTGTTTGTCAAATTCAACTACGATTTTTCCTTTATTTTCATAAATTTCTTTAGAAGTAACTATTGTAATTGGAATGTAATTTTTACCCTCTTTTGAAACTAAAATTTCGATGCTTTTTGGAAAATAAATCCAACTTCCTTCTGATGAAAGTGTGTTGATACTGATTTTTGAAATCGTTTCTGATTTCCCTAAATCGATTGTGGCATTCATATTTTTTCCCCAGAAGCCTAACCAATCTCTCCCAAATTTTGAAGTATTTCCTTTCATTCCATCTACCAAAGTAAAAGAACCACCAATTCCGTAATTTTCATGCGGTTGATGCACCAATTCTATCTTTTTGCCTGTTGATTTTGTGATGAAAAACGGTTGTTCGATAGTGGCGCTTTTGGCTTTTCCATTTTCGAAATATGCTGCCTTAATGGTTTTATTTTTTGTAACTAGAATTGGTGCTTCGTAAGAAATAGAATTTACATTCGGTTCCGAGCCATCAGTTGTATATTTGATTCCGTTTGGATTGACAGATTTTAATTCGAATGCTATTCCGTTTTCAGCTGGATTTACTTTTGAAGTTACTTCAAAAATGGCTTTGCTGTAATTGATTTCTTTTTTCTCATACATTTCAAAATGTTGAATCAATCTTTTTTCAAATTCTTTGTAATTATTTGGATCAGAAGTTCCCCATAGCACTTCAGAAAGTGCTGCTATTCTTGGAAAAACCATATATTCAACGTGTTCTGGCGTATTGATATATTCTGTCCAAAGATTGGCTTGAGCACCAAGAATATATTTCGATTCTTCTGCTGAAAGTTCTTTTGGAATTGGATTGAATGAATACACTTTTTCCACATTTGTATAACCTCCAAAAGCAATCGGTTCGTTTTTGGGCTCACCTTGATAATGATCAAAATAACAATGTGAACCTGGTGACATCACTACGAAATGTTTTTGCTTTGCTGCTGCAATTCCGCCTTCGGTGCCGCGCCAACTCATTACGGCTGCGTTTGGTGCTAATCCGCCTTCTAAAATTTCATCCCAACCGATTATTTTTCGACCTTTACTGTTGACAAATTTTTCGATTCTTTGGATGAAATAACTTTGCAATTCGTGTTCGTCTTTTAGATGTTCCTCTTTGATTCTTTTTTGACAATGCGGACAACTTTTCCAACGGACTTTTGGAGATTCATCACCACCAATGTGAATATATTCGGAAGGGAATAAATCAATTACTTCTGTTAAAACATTTTCTAAAAACGTAAAAGTTTCATCTTTAGGGCAAAAAACATCTTCTAAAACACCCCAAGTTTTTCCCACTTCAAAAGGTCCGCCAGTGCAAGAAAATTCAGGATAAGAAGCTAAGGCTGCTAAAGCATGACCAGGCATTTCGATTTCAGGAACAATGGTGATGTGGCGTTCTTTGGCGTAAGCTACAATCTCTTTGATTTCTTCTTGCGTATAAAATCCGCCATAACGAATATCATCGAAAGTTTGGTCGGTGTAATGTCCAATCATAGAACCGTTTCGCCAGGCACCAACATCGGTTAATTTTGGATATTTTTTAATTTCGATGCGCCAACCTTGATCATCGGTTAAATGCCAATGAAAGGTATTCATTTTATATAACGCTAAATAATCAATATATTTTTTGATAAAATCTTTTGGAAAGAAATGACGAGAAACATCTAAATGCATACCGCGCCATTGGAATTTGGGTTCATCAGTTATATTCGAACAAGGTATTTTTATTTCGAATGATTTCTCTAATGGAAGTAATTGAATTAATGTTTGAATACCGTAGAAAATTCCTTGATTTTCAGTTGCTTTTATAACTATTTCATTGTTTGAAATTGATAAATTATACCATTCTTTGAAAGTCTTTTTTTCTTCGATAATTTTAGTTACAAAAATAATTTTAGACTTTGCTTTAGACGAAGTTGTAATTTCTAAATTTAATCCTAATTGTTGCTTTATGATTTGTTGCAAATATTCAGCTTCGAAAGAATTTTTATCGGCTTGAATCACCGTTTTCGAGTTCAAAACAAAAGAACCGGAATAATGTTCAATGTTTTGTGGCTTCGGAATTAAGTTAAGAGTTTGTTGTGCAATGCAAATTACAGAAAAGAGCAACAACAAAGTCAGTATTTTATATTTCATTGGAGTTGTGTTTGTTTCGCTAAAATTAAATAAAAAAACCGCACATTGCTGTGCGGTTTTCATTATTTGTATAGAAAAAGATTATTTTCCTAGTTCAGTAATTTTTGCATCCACTTCTAAATCGTCTCCTTCAAAAACTTTTTCTTCGGTAGTTTCTTTACCATCAACCATTGTAGTTAAAATAACCGTTGCTTTTACTTTTCCGTTAGCATCTTTTACTTTAGTAACTTTAATGTCTTTGATTTCAGCTTTGTCATGATTGCAATTTGGTCCGTGAACATGAACTGCATCTCCGATGTATTTTCCGTTTTCATCGTATTGAGCCATGCATTTTTCTTTACATGCATCTGAACATCCGTTTGCTTCACACATTTTTGCACATTCATCTTTTGTCATTGTAGCACATTTAGATAAATCGCATTTTCCTTCCGTACAAACCATTTCTTTTTTGTCTCCAGAACAACAAGCCCCTTTTTCAGTTGTAGCACCGTGTCCTCCTAAAATTGGAGCGATTACTAAACCAATCAAACATGTTAATTTGATTAAGATGTTCATTGATGGTCCTGAAGTATCTTTAAATGGATCCCCAACAGTATCTCCAGTTACAGCTGCTTTGTGTGCATCAGAACCTTTGTATGTCATTTCTCCATTAATCATAACTCCAGCTTCGAAAGATTTTTTAGCGTTATCCCAAGCACCACCAGCATTGTTTTGGAACACAGCCCAAAGCACACCAGAAACCGTAACTCCAGCCATATAACCACCTAACATTTCAGCAATTAATTGGTTGTTATCTGCATAAACTAATTTACCTAATAAAACAATTGCAATTGGGAAACCAATCGTTAAAATTCCTGGCAACATCATTTCGCGCAAAGCGGCTTTTGTAGAAATTTCAACACATTTTCCGTATTCTGGTTTACCCGTTCCTTCCATAATTCCAGGAATTTCTTTGAACTGACGACGCACTTCGTATACCATATCCATTGCTGCTTTTCCTACAGAGTTCATTGCTAAAGCAGAGAAAACTACAGGAATCATACCTCCAACAAATAACATTGCTAATACTGGAGCTTTGAAGATATTAATACCATCAATTCCTGTAAAAGTTACATACGCAGCAAATAAAGCTAATGAAGTCAATGCAGCAGAAGCGATTGCGAATCCTTTTCCTGTAGCTGCAGTTGTGTTACCAACTGAATCCAAAATATCTGTACGAGTACGCACTTCTTTTGGCAATTCACTCATTTCAGCGATTCCTCCAGCGTTATCTGAAATTGGTCCGAAAGCATCAATTGCTAATTGCATAGCAGTTGTAGCCATCATTGCAGAAGCTGCTAAAGCTACACCATAAAATCCTGCAAAAGCATAAGAAGCCCAAATTGCTGCGGCAAATAATAATACCGTTGGGAAAGTAGAAATCATACCCGTTGCCAAACCTGCAATTACGTTAGTTCCTGCTCCAGTAGAAGACTTCTGTACAATTGCCATAACTGGTTTTGTACCTAATCCTGTATAATATTCCGTCACAGATGAAATAACGGCACCCACTACTAATCCTACAATTGTTGCATAGAAAACACGCATTGAAGAAATTTCTTTAGCGCCTTCACCATAAAATTCCATTGTCATAACTTCTGGCAACATAAATTGTACTAAGAAAAAACAAGAAATTGCTGTTAAAACAATAGAAACCCAGTTTCCTTTGTTTAAAGCGGCCTGTACTTGTGCTTCTTTGGCATCGTCACTTGAAATTTTAACTAACATTGTTCCAATAATAGAGAATAAAATTCCGAAACCAGCGATGGCCATTGGTAATAAAATTGGTCCAATTCCGCCAAAAGCATCATCGATTTTACCACCCATATCTTTAATTACATAATTTCCTAAAACCATTGCCGCTAAAACAGTTGCTACATATGAACCGAATAAATCAGCACCCATACCAGCAACATCACCAACGTTATCACCAACGTTATCGGCAATTGTAGCAGGATTTCGTGGATCGTCTTCTGGAATTCCAGCTTCAACTTTTCCTACTAAATCAGCACCAACGTCAGCAGCTTTAGTATAAATACCTCCACCTACACGAGCAAATAAAGCGATAGATTCAGCACCTAACGAAAAACCAGCCAATGTTTCTAAAACAATTGTCATTTGTTCAGTTGATGTCCATACACCACCCATAAAATAATGGAAGAAGAAAATAAAGAAAGCGGTTAAACCAAGAACTGCTAAACCAGCAACACCTAATCCCATTACTGTTCCACCACCAAAAGATACTTTTAATGCTTGTGGTAAACTTGTTCGCGCAGCTTGAGCAGTTCTAACATTTGTTTTGGTTGCGATTTTCATTCCCATGTTTCCAGCTAGAGCTGAAAAAATAGCCCCAAAAATAAATGCAACTACAATTAAAATACTTGTTGTTTCGACAAATTGAGAAATTACTGCTAAAACAATACTTGCTCCAATAACGAAAAACGTTAATAATTTATATTCTGCTTTTAAGAAAGCTAATGCACCTTCGTAGATATAATCTGAAATTTCTTTCATTTTACCGTCTCCGGCGTCTTGTTTTAATACCCATGCTCTTTTGGCCCACATAAATAATAAGCCAATAACTGCCATAACTATTGGCACATAAATCATCATTGATTCCATAAAAAGTTTATTTGGTTTTGTTTGTTAAATTTATTCTAATTTTAACAAAAATAAACAAAAAAGGCAATATTCATAAAAAATATTGCCTTTTTTAATTGATAATCAGAAATTTATTTAATACTAAATAACCCTTCTGGTTTGTTTTCTATTTCGTTAAAACGATTGGTGCATTTCATCAAAATTTCTTTTGCTTCATTTACATCACCCCAACCTTCAACATCTACTTTTTTGTTTTCTAAATCTTTGTACACTTGGAAAAAATGCTCAATTTCTTTAATTAAGTGTGGATTCACATCACTTAAATCGTTTAATTTATTCCAAATTGGATCAGAAACTGGCACACAAATTACTTTTTCATCTGGACCTTTATCATCTGCCATATGGAAAACACCAATTGGTTTTACTTCCATAACACAACCTGGGAAAGTCGGCTCGTTAATTAAAACCAAAACATCTAATGGGTCGCCATCAAGTGCTAAAGTTTCTGGAATAAATCCGTAATCTGCTGGATACATCATTGACGAAAATAACATTCTGTCAAAACGCATTCTTTTTAACTCAAAATCGTATTCGTATTTGTTTCTACTTCCTCTTGGAATCTCAATCAATACATCAAATGTAGTAACTTTATCTGCTGTCATTTTATCTTATGTTTTAAAACGGGTGCAAAGTTACCACTATAAAACATGAGAAACAAAAGAGTTTTGCAAAAAAAGTATAGATTTTACAAAGATTTAATATGTGATTTTTCGACCTCTTTTTTGCAAATAATAATGCCATAAAAAATAAGTCGCCACAGAACGATATGGCTTCCACTTTTGAGCATAAATTTCCATTTCTTCTTTGGTATGAATATCGAATAGTTCTTTCATGGTGTTGACAACTGCAATATCTCCCAGAGGAATTATATCTAATGAATTCAAGCAAAACATCAAATAAATGTCAATCGTCCAATTGCCAATACCTTTTATTTTTATAAGTTCTTCTCTAACTAATTCAGGATTTTTATGTGCTAAACTGTCAATGTTGATTTGCCCATTTAAAATAGCTTCTGAAAGCGCTTTAATGTATTTCGTTTTTTGACGACTAACCCCACATAATCGAAAATTTTCTTCAGAAAATGCATATACATTATCTATTGAAAAAACGGGAATTGCATTTTTTAATTTGTTAAAAGTAGCTTTTGCCGAATCTATTGAAACTTGTTGTTCTAAAATTAAAAGCACTAACGTTTCAAAGCCTTAAGGTCTTTTAGGTTGAACTGGAACTCCATACTGCTGACTTATTTGTGTAAAAATAGCCTCTTTTTCAAGCAAATATGTAATGGCCTCTTCCATTTTAAAAATAAAACCCGAATGAAGCTCTTACTGCAAATTTTCTTGCATTAGGCATTTCCAAATAGCTTCCTCTCCAAGCGCAATCGATTCGTAGCACTTTGAAAATATTTCCAACACCTGCGTGGTATTCCCAATAAACATCCTCTGGAGCAACATAATTTAATCCGGAAGCATTAAGCGTTTTGTTGTTTTCTGAAACCCTTCCATAAACACCTTTGATACCAATAATTTCACGCAAATTTAATTTTCTTACAAATGGAATTCTTGAAAATAATCTTCCGTTAAAATGGTGTTCAAAATGCAATGAAGCATATTCATCTGCTACAAAATCATAATAATCTAGTAAATTATAAGTATTTTCAATTACAAACCACGATTGATTTCCTGGAATTACTCCCATTAATCCTAAGGGTACTTCTCCAAATATTTTTCCTGTTTCGAAAGTGGTAAACAATCTACCAAATCCTCCAATTAATGCAGGTTGACGATAATAAAGTTGTAATTTTTGATAATTAAAATCACTATCCAAAACACCTTTAATTCCATTACTATAACTGACAAAAAAACGAGCGTAATTAAAATCCACATCTAAACGATCCACACCATAACCTACCGTTTTTCGTTTTGGTGTATATTCAGCAACTAAGTTTATTTCTGATTGTTTAACTTGACTTTTAATTTCGGTTTGTGTTAAATCGGTATAGTAGTCCAAACTAAATTCGCTTGATGCTGATTTTAAAGTTCTGTAAGTAAAATTAGTTTGAAAAGTAAAATTCTTTAAAGGCTCGATTTCAAACCCTAAAGTAGTAAGATTAACCGATGTTAATTGATTATTAACGCCACTTGCAAATAATGCTGATGAAGCAAAACTTCTGCCCAAAACATCGTTAGAAGTAGTTAAACTCACACCCATTTGTTCTACATCGCGACGATTTCCTATAGACAAAATAACCCTTTTATTTGGGTTCACCATCCATCTTCCAGAAATTCCGTATTTGAATTGATTATCATTAAAGCCGTAAGCGGTGTAACCTTGAATTCTCCAAGTATCATTAGAACCAAAATAGGTTCTTCCACCAAAACGAATACGCTGCCCTTCAACATCATTATAACCAAATGTTGAAAATATAGGCCCGAGATCCATTTTCCATTTTGGAATTTCAATATAACCACTTCCTAAAATTGAAGCCAGATTGTAGATTCGTTTAAAACGAGGCACTTCTTTTAAAGTGTCGAGCATTTTATAAATTCCTGCTTCATTTTTATTGAGCGCTTCAAATCGATTGGCTTCCCAATATTCATCGGGACGATTAAAAACTTCGTTATTATAAAAATTGACCTCTTGTTTATAAAACTTATCTTCTTTTTTTACATCAAATTTATGATTTTTAGCAAGAGTTGTTCTTTTACCATAGACACCTTTTGATTCTTCTTTTTTAGAAAAACTAAAATCAGACATCATATAATCGCGTTTTAATAGAAATACCGAATCATTTAGTACTTCATATTCTTGCTCAATATAAATTTCTTTGACCCAGTTAATATTTGCGCTTTTACTAGCCTCTAAATTAATTTTTTTAATTGCGAAAGTTGTATCATTTACCCAAAAATCACCTTTAAAAGTAAGTTCGTTTTTTCGTCGAGGATAATAAACAATATTGTAACACCATTTGTTATCAATAAACATACTATCATTTAAAACATAATTATAAACGTTAATACCCGTTCTTGATAGAGGGCTCACAAAATCTTTATCGAAGAATTTTAAATAATTGTCATAAATATCAAATTCGGCATATAAATCTTTAATAAATGTATTTACTCCGTCGCCTGAACCTAAGCCTGAATTTTTATTTGCCTTAGTAATTTCTTTTGTTTTTTTAGTTTCATTATCGCCATAAACATCGCTTAATGTTTCGTTGATAAAAATTGGTAAAAACGTTTTTCCTGAAATATGAGAAGTGTCAATTTGATCAAATACAAATTCCATTCCTTTAAAAACTTTACTATTCATGAAGGCCGAATCGATTGTATTTAAATCGAACTCAACTTTTTCATATTTTTCATATTCATATTGTTTGAACATTTTGAGGCCGTTTTTTCTACGACGTTCCCAAATTTTTCTAAGGATATCAAGTGCAGGATTGTTTTTTTTAGAAGTTTTACCGGTGTAAACAATAACTTCTTTAAGTTCTGTTCCAGAAATTAATTCTATTTTTAGATCTTTATTTAAACCTGGTTTTAATTTTATTTCTTTGGTTTGATACCCCACAAACGATACTAAAAGTGTAGTATAATTTTCTTTAGATTCAAAATAGA
It encodes the following:
- a CDS encoding DUF5686 and carboxypeptidase-like regulatory domain-containing protein, whose product is MKTKIIVFFLFFSATILGQTKVGGKVVDDFGDPIAFANVVFKNSKEGVITDDNGNFYFESKENYTTLLVSFVGYQTKEIKLKPGLNKDLKIELISGTELKEVIVYTGKTSKKNNPALDILRKIWERRRKNGLKMFKQYEYEKYEKVEFDLNTIDSAFMNSKVFKGMEFVFDQIDTSHISGKTFLPIFINETLSDVYGDNETKKTKEITKANKNSGLGSGDGVNTFIKDLYAEFDIYDNYLKFFDKDFVSPLSRTGINVYNYVLNDSMFIDNKWCYNIVYYPRRKNELTFKGDFWVNDTTFAIKKINLEASKSANINWVKEIYIEQEYEVLNDSVFLLKRDYMMSDFSFSKKEESKGVYGKRTTLAKNHKFDVKKEDKFYKQEVNFYNNEVFNRPDEYWEANRFEALNKNEAGIYKMLDTLKEVPRFKRIYNLASILGSGYIEIPKWKMDLGPIFSTFGYNDVEGQRIRFGGRTYFGSNDTWRIQGYTAYGFNDNQFKYGISGRWMVNPNKRVILSIGNRRDVEQMGVSLTTSNDVLGRSFASSALFASGVNNQLTSVNLTTLGFEIEPLKNFTFQTNFTYRTLKSASSEFSLDYYTDLTQTEIKSQVKQSEINLVAEYTPKRKTVGYGVDRLDVDFNYARFFVSYSNGIKGVLDSDFNYQKLQLYYRQPALIGGFGRLFTTFETGKIFGEVPLGLMGVIPGNQSWFVIENTYNLLDYYDFVADEYASLHFEHHFNGRLFSRIPFVRKLNLREIIGIKGVYGRVSENNKTLNASGLNYVAPEDVYWEYHAGVGNIFKVLRIDCAWRGSYLEMPNARKFAVRASFGFYF
- a CDS encoding DNA-3-methyladenine glycosylase family protein, which produces MLLILEQQVSIDSAKATFNKLKNAIPVFSIDNVYAFSEENFRLCGVSRQKTKYIKALSEAILNGQINIDSLAHKNPELVREELIKIKGIGNWTIDIYLMFCLNSLDIIPLGDIAVVNTMKELFDIHTKEEMEIYAQKWKPYRSVATYFLWHYYLQKRGRKITY
- a CDS encoding inorganic diphosphatase, which translates into the protein MTADKVTTFDVLIEIPRGSRNKYEYDFELKRMRFDRMLFSSMMYPADYGFIPETLALDGDPLDVLVLINEPTFPGCVMEVKPIGVFHMADDKGPDEKVICVPVSDPIWNKLNDLSDVNPHLIKEIEHFFQVYKDLENKKVDVEGWGDVNEAKEILMKCTNRFNEIENKPEGLFSIK
- a CDS encoding sodium-translocating pyrophosphatase; the protein is MESMMIYVPIVMAVIGLLFMWAKRAWVLKQDAGDGKMKEISDYIYEGALAFLKAEYKLLTFFVIGASIVLAVISQFVETTSILIVVAFIFGAIFSALAGNMGMKIATKTNVRTAQAARTSLPQALKVSFGGGTVMGLGVAGLAVLGLTAFFIFFFHYFMGGVWTSTEQMTIVLETLAGFSLGAESIALFARVGGGIYTKAADVGADLVGKVEAGIPEDDPRNPATIADNVGDNVGDVAGMGADLFGSYVATVLAAMVLGNYVIKDMGGKIDDAFGGIGPILLPMAIAGFGILFSIIGTMLVKISSDDAKEAQVQAALNKGNWVSIVLTAISCFFLVQFMLPEVMTMEFYGEGAKEISSMRVFYATIVGLVVGAVISSVTEYYTGLGTKPVMAIVQKSSTGAGTNVIAGLATGMISTFPTVLLFAAAIWASYAFAGFYGVALAASAMMATTAMQLAIDAFGPISDNAGGIAEMSELPKEVRTRTDILDSVGNTTAATGKGFAIASAALTSLALFAAYVTFTGIDGINIFKAPVLAMLFVGGMIPVVFSALAMNSVGKAAMDMVYEVRRQFKEIPGIMEGTGKPEYGKCVEISTKAALREMMLPGILTIGFPIAIVLLGKLVYADNNQLIAEMLGGYMAGVTVSGVLWAVFQNNAGGAWDNAKKSFEAGVMINGEMTYKGSDAHKAAVTGDTVGDPFKDTSGPSMNILIKLTCLIGLVIAPILGGHGATTEKGACCSGDKKEMVCTEGKCDLSKCATMTKDECAKMCEANGCSDACKEKCMAQYDENGKYIGDAVHVHGPNCNHDKAEIKDIKVTKVKDANGKVKATVILTTMVDGKETTEEKVFEGDDLEVDAKITELGK